One segment of Clarias gariepinus isolate MV-2021 ecotype Netherlands chromosome 6, CGAR_prim_01v2, whole genome shotgun sequence DNA contains the following:
- the slc38a3b gene encoding sodium-coupled neutral amino acid transporter 3 isoform X2 has protein sequence MEPVQSEMSILVNGKSHDLGDDMNVPMKTMIEEDVFDDPDGGLAENVEFLPGGEGKKPRFTDFEGKTSFGMSVFNLGNAIMGSGILGLAYAMSNTGIILFLFLLTAVAVLSCYSIHLLLKASGVVGIRAYEQLGFRAFGTPGKLAAGIAITLQNIGAMSSYLFIVKSEFPLVIQAFLKADVNSGEWYLNGNYLVVLVSISVILPLALMKQLGYLGYTSGFSLSCMVFFLISVIYKRFYILCPFEEFLANNTDVHVLSTDLPLTDTHHDEHVVDDTHCSPRMFTMNSQTAYTIPILAFAFVCHPEVLPIYTELRNPSKKKMQQVSNLSIFIMYVMYFLAALFGYLTFYENVEAELLHTYSRIDPYDTLILCVRLAVLTAVTLTVPIVLFPVRRAIQQMIFPDKSFSWIRHTIIAITLLTFINMLVIFAPNILGIFGIIGATSAPCLIFIFPAVFYIRIVPKDDEPMSSKPKILAACFAGLGVLFMIMSLGFIIIDWTTGSSNSAGGH, from the exons ATGGAGCCTGTCCAATCAGAGATGAGCATCCTGGTTAATGGGAAAAGTCATGACCTTGGGGATGATATGAATGTGCCAATGAAGACAATGATAGAGGAGGATGT ATTTGATGATCCCGATGGGGGTCTGGCAGAAAATGTGGAGTTTCTGCCTGGCGGTGAGGGCAAAAAGCCACGCTTCACTGAT TTTGAAGGGAAGACCTCTTTTGGCATGTCTGTCTTCAATCTCGGCAATGCCATTATGGGTAGCGGGATTCTGGGTTTGGCATACGCCATGTCCAACACTGGAATCATCCTCTTTTT GTTCCTTCTCACAGCCGTTGCTGTTCTTTCGTGTTACTCTATTCACCTCTTGCTAAAAGCCTCCGGTGTTGTCG GAATCAGAGCCTATGAACAGCTGGGTTTCCGGGCTTTTGGGACACCCGGCAAACTGGCAGCTGGAATTGCTATAACACTTCAGAATATAGGAG CTATGTCCAGCTACCTGTTCATTGTAAAGTCTGAGTTTCCTCTGGTCATCCAGGCCTTCCTGAAGGCAGATGTCAACTCTGG AGAGTGGTATCTAAATGGCAACTACCTGGTGGTTCTTGTTTCTATATCTGTGATCCTGCCTTTAGCCCTCATGAAGCAACTCG GTTACCTCGGTTACACCAGTGGTTTCTCTCTTAGTTGCATGGTTTTCTTCCTCATTTCG GTAATCTATAAGAGATTCTACATCCTTTGCCCATTCGAGGAGTTCTTGGCTAATAACACAGATGTCCACGTGCTGTCAACTGATTTGCCATTGACTGACACTCACCATGATGAACATGTGGTGGACGATACACACTGCTCTCCCCGTATGTTCACAATGAACTCTCAG ACGGCCTACACCATCCCTATTCTTGCCTTTGCCTTTGTTTGTCACCCTGAAGTACTGCCCATCTACACTGAGCTGCGCAA CCcatctaaaaagaaaatgcagcaGGTATCGAACCTCTCCATCTTCATTATGTACGTCATGTACTTCCTCGCTGCCCTGTTTGGCTATCTGACCTTCTATG AAAACGTGGAGGCTGAACTGCTGCACACCTACAGCAGGATTGACCCCTACGACACTCTGATCCTGTGTGTGAGACTAGCTGTGCTGACAGCTGTCACACTGACTGTGCCGATTGTGCTGTTTCCG GTGCGCCGAGCCATTCAGCAGATGATCTTCCCTGACAAGTCATTCAGTTGGATCCGTCATACTATCATCGCCATCACTCTCCTCACCTTCATCAACATGCTTGTCATCTTCGCACCGAACATCCTCGGCATCTTCGGAATTATCG GTGCTACTTCTGCTCCTTGCCTCATCTTCATTTTTCCTGCTGTTTTTTATATCCGCATTGTTCCCAAAGATGACGAGCCTATGTCCTCCAAACCCAAAATCCTG GCTGCCTGTTTTGCTGGTTTGGGTGTGCTGTTCATGATTATGAGTTTGGGCTTTATCATCATCGACTGGACTACAGGCAGCAGCAATTCTGCTGGTGGCCACTAG
- the slc38a3b gene encoding sodium-coupled neutral amino acid transporter 3 isoform X1 produces the protein MEPVQSEMSILVNGKSHDLGDDMNVPMKTMIEEDVNGTQNRFDDPDGGLAENVEFLPGGEGKKPRFTDFEGKTSFGMSVFNLGNAIMGSGILGLAYAMSNTGIILFLFLLTAVAVLSCYSIHLLLKASGVVGIRAYEQLGFRAFGTPGKLAAGIAITLQNIGAMSSYLFIVKSEFPLVIQAFLKADVNSGEWYLNGNYLVVLVSISVILPLALMKQLGYLGYTSGFSLSCMVFFLISVIYKRFYILCPFEEFLANNTDVHVLSTDLPLTDTHHDEHVVDDTHCSPRMFTMNSQTAYTIPILAFAFVCHPEVLPIYTELRNPSKKKMQQVSNLSIFIMYVMYFLAALFGYLTFYENVEAELLHTYSRIDPYDTLILCVRLAVLTAVTLTVPIVLFPVRRAIQQMIFPDKSFSWIRHTIIAITLLTFINMLVIFAPNILGIFGIIGATSAPCLIFIFPAVFYIRIVPKDDEPMSSKPKILAACFAGLGVLFMIMSLGFIIIDWTTGSSNSAGGH, from the exons ATGGAGCCTGTCCAATCAGAGATGAGCATCCTGGTTAATGGGAAAAGTCATGACCTTGGGGATGATATGAATGTGCCAATGAAGACAATGATAGAGGAGGATGT AAATGGCACTCAAAACAG ATTTGATGATCCCGATGGGGGTCTGGCAGAAAATGTGGAGTTTCTGCCTGGCGGTGAGGGCAAAAAGCCACGCTTCACTGAT TTTGAAGGGAAGACCTCTTTTGGCATGTCTGTCTTCAATCTCGGCAATGCCATTATGGGTAGCGGGATTCTGGGTTTGGCATACGCCATGTCCAACACTGGAATCATCCTCTTTTT GTTCCTTCTCACAGCCGTTGCTGTTCTTTCGTGTTACTCTATTCACCTCTTGCTAAAAGCCTCCGGTGTTGTCG GAATCAGAGCCTATGAACAGCTGGGTTTCCGGGCTTTTGGGACACCCGGCAAACTGGCAGCTGGAATTGCTATAACACTTCAGAATATAGGAG CTATGTCCAGCTACCTGTTCATTGTAAAGTCTGAGTTTCCTCTGGTCATCCAGGCCTTCCTGAAGGCAGATGTCAACTCTGG AGAGTGGTATCTAAATGGCAACTACCTGGTGGTTCTTGTTTCTATATCTGTGATCCTGCCTTTAGCCCTCATGAAGCAACTCG GTTACCTCGGTTACACCAGTGGTTTCTCTCTTAGTTGCATGGTTTTCTTCCTCATTTCG GTAATCTATAAGAGATTCTACATCCTTTGCCCATTCGAGGAGTTCTTGGCTAATAACACAGATGTCCACGTGCTGTCAACTGATTTGCCATTGACTGACACTCACCATGATGAACATGTGGTGGACGATACACACTGCTCTCCCCGTATGTTCACAATGAACTCTCAG ACGGCCTACACCATCCCTATTCTTGCCTTTGCCTTTGTTTGTCACCCTGAAGTACTGCCCATCTACACTGAGCTGCGCAA CCcatctaaaaagaaaatgcagcaGGTATCGAACCTCTCCATCTTCATTATGTACGTCATGTACTTCCTCGCTGCCCTGTTTGGCTATCTGACCTTCTATG AAAACGTGGAGGCTGAACTGCTGCACACCTACAGCAGGATTGACCCCTACGACACTCTGATCCTGTGTGTGAGACTAGCTGTGCTGACAGCTGTCACACTGACTGTGCCGATTGTGCTGTTTCCG GTGCGCCGAGCCATTCAGCAGATGATCTTCCCTGACAAGTCATTCAGTTGGATCCGTCATACTATCATCGCCATCACTCTCCTCACCTTCATCAACATGCTTGTCATCTTCGCACCGAACATCCTCGGCATCTTCGGAATTATCG GTGCTACTTCTGCTCCTTGCCTCATCTTCATTTTTCCTGCTGTTTTTTATATCCGCATTGTTCCCAAAGATGACGAGCCTATGTCCTCCAAACCCAAAATCCTG GCTGCCTGTTTTGCTGGTTTGGGTGTGCTGTTCATGATTATGAGTTTGGGCTTTATCATCATCGACTGGACTACAGGCAGCAGCAATTCTGCTGGTGGCCACTAG